Proteins from a single region of Microbacterium sp. zg-Y818:
- a CDS encoding amino acid transporter yields the protein MTEPTRPTRRELLKPVQLLGLAFAAAAFAGIVTLLSMGALQAGPPEDTQRAVVVALIVAGISFIVTLVGLALLILVVDPAQVAKPIDGPVMRTDRSDRDDAGTAPEADDKR from the coding sequence GTGACCGAACCCACCCGTCCCACCCGTCGCGAGCTGCTCAAGCCCGTACAGCTGCTGGGCCTCGCCTTCGCTGCCGCCGCTTTCGCCGGCATCGTGACGCTGCTGTCGATGGGCGCGCTGCAGGCCGGACCGCCGGAGGACACCCAGCGCGCCGTCGTCGTGGCGCTGATCGTCGCGGGCATCTCGTTCATCGTCACCCTGGTGGGGCTGGCGCTGCTGATCCTCGTGGTCGACCCGGCGCAGGTGGCCAAGCCGATCGACGGACCGGTCATGCGCACCGACCGCAGCGATCGCGATGACGCCGGGACGGCGCCCGAGGCCGACGACAAGCGCTGA
- a CDS encoding acyl-CoA synthetase → MSDTTPRTFDVRHLQLARALFALTAGIMITFSPDHSAVVGMAVFSGFAVATALVLLLSVWLVFPSGQRWPSVLLGILTLVAGMIGGAPGLRTTTVFFVLVIVWALATGAAELAAGIAARRRAAALSPAASDARDAIVVGAVTLLLGLGMLVVPAGYQLDYFVDEAGQWFTLTGIVIGVGIFGAYAAVIGVYLGIAGFSPRRTETDTAPPVVTHSGGMS, encoded by the coding sequence GTGTCTGACACCACCCCCCGCACGTTCGACGTGCGCCACCTTCAGTTGGCGCGCGCGCTGTTCGCGCTGACCGCGGGCATCATGATCACCTTCTCGCCCGACCACTCCGCGGTCGTCGGGATGGCGGTCTTCAGCGGGTTCGCGGTCGCGACCGCCCTCGTGCTGCTGCTGTCGGTATGGCTGGTCTTTCCGTCCGGCCAGCGCTGGCCCTCGGTGCTGCTCGGCATCCTCACCCTCGTCGCCGGCATGATCGGCGGCGCGCCGGGGCTGCGCACCACCACGGTGTTCTTCGTGCTCGTCATCGTCTGGGCGCTGGCCACCGGGGCCGCCGAGCTCGCCGCGGGCATCGCCGCCCGCCGCCGCGCCGCCGCGCTGTCGCCGGCGGCTTCGGACGCCCGCGACGCCATCGTCGTCGGCGCCGTCACGCTGCTTCTGGGGCTGGGCATGCTGGTCGTGCCCGCCGGCTACCAGCTGGACTACTTCGTCGACGAAGCCGGTCAATGGTTCACCCTCACCGGCATCGTCATCGGCGTCGGCATCTTCGGCGCGTACGCGGCGGTGATCGGGGTGTACCTCGGCATCGCCGGCTTCTCGCCGCGGCGCACCGAGACCGATACCGCACCCCCGGTCGTCACCCACTCCGGAGGCATGTCGTGA
- a CDS encoding PQQ-dependent sugar dehydrogenase — MNITARRSRRAALAVLAALAVLAAAGLVTACGAERTTVPSAAPVQTPTPSASATAAPSPPFDVATGLDAPWSLAPVGSSVLVSERDTARVFEWTAAGELRELAVIDDVAHGGEGGLLGLAAADGALYVYATTAAGNRVQAFTLSGEPGALTLGSPRTVIEGLPASGTHNAGRIAFGPDGMLYVPVGDAGDSQAAQDATALNGKILRLTPDGGIPPDNPTPESPVYSLGHRNVQGLAWAEDGRLFASEFGQNTWDELNVIEPGANYGWPVVEGAASEPGFVDPVAQWPTAQASPSGIAIVDGTVLIANLRGETLRAVPTDDPAASVDHFAGAYGRLRDVLLAPDGRIWIVTNNTDGRGVERAGDDRIVSVDAGDVVP; from the coding sequence GTGAACATCACCGCCCGGAGGTCCCGACGCGCCGCGCTGGCCGTGCTCGCCGCGCTGGCCGTGCTCGCCGCCGCGGGGCTCGTGACCGCATGCGGTGCCGAACGCACGACGGTGCCGTCGGCAGCACCCGTTCAGACGCCCACCCCCTCGGCGTCGGCGACGGCGGCGCCGAGCCCGCCGTTCGACGTGGCGACCGGCCTCGACGCGCCGTGGTCGCTGGCTCCCGTGGGCTCGTCGGTGCTGGTCAGCGAGCGCGACACCGCCCGCGTGTTCGAGTGGACCGCCGCCGGCGAGCTGCGGGAGCTGGCGGTGATCGACGACGTGGCCCACGGTGGCGAAGGCGGGCTGCTGGGGCTGGCGGCCGCGGACGGCGCGCTCTACGTCTACGCCACGACGGCGGCGGGAAACCGCGTGCAGGCGTTCACCCTGTCGGGAGAGCCCGGCGCGCTCACGCTCGGCTCCCCCCGCACGGTCATCGAGGGCCTCCCGGCGTCGGGCACGCACAACGCCGGGCGCATCGCGTTCGGTCCCGACGGCATGCTGTACGTCCCCGTCGGCGATGCCGGTGACTCGCAGGCCGCGCAGGACGCGACCGCGCTGAACGGCAAGATCCTGCGGCTCACCCCCGACGGCGGCATCCCGCCCGACAACCCCACGCCGGAGTCGCCGGTGTACAGCCTCGGCCACCGCAACGTGCAGGGCCTGGCCTGGGCAGAGGACGGGCGCCTGTTCGCCAGCGAGTTCGGGCAGAACACGTGGGATGAGCTCAACGTCATCGAGCCCGGCGCCAACTACGGCTGGCCGGTCGTGGAAGGCGCGGCATCCGAGCCGGGTTTCGTCGACCCGGTGGCGCAGTGGCCGACGGCGCAGGCGAGCCCCAGCGGCATCGCGATCGTCGACGGCACGGTGCTCATCGCCAACCTGCGCGGAGAGACCCTGCGCGCCGTGCCGACCGATGACCCCGCGGCATCGGTCGATCACTTCGCCGGTGCGTACGGGCGCCTGCGCGACGTGCTGCTCGCTCCCGACGGACGCATCTGGATCGTCACCAACAACACCGACGGGCGCGGCGTCGAACGTGCCGGCGACGATCGCATCGTGTCGGTGGATGCCGGCGACGTCGTCCCCTGA